The following coding sequences lie in one Thermodesulforhabdaceae bacterium genomic window:
- a CDS encoding N-acetyltransferase, with protein sequence MFSVRKAKIRDIKEIHSLLLPFASEGRLLPRSLSELYARMRDFFVAEKDGIIIGCGALKIIWDDLSEIASLAVKTEYQKKGVGRCLVEACLEEAKSLGLPRTFVLTYETAFFERLGFRIVDKSIFPQKIWVDCLKCPKFPNCDEVAMVKEIK encoded by the coding sequence ATGTTCTCGGTAAGAAAAGCAAAAATCAGAGACATTAAAGAAATTCACAGCTTGCTTCTTCCCTTTGCCAGCGAAGGGCGGTTGCTACCAAGATCGCTTAGCGAACTTTATGCTCGCATGAGGGATTTTTTCGTGGCAGAAAAAGACGGAATAATTATAGGCTGTGGAGCTTTGAAAATAATATGGGACGATCTTTCAGAAATAGCTTCTCTGGCTGTAAAAACCGAATATCAAAAAAAAGGCGTAGGAAGATGTCTTGTTGAAGCCTGCCTTGAAGAAGCAAAATCTTTAGGTCTTCCCCGCACATTTGTGCTCACATATGAAACGGCTTTCTTTGAACGCCTTGGTTTTAGAATAGTTGACAAAAGCATTTTTCCGCAAAAGATATGGGTGGATTGCTTAAAGTGTCCAAAATTTCCAAATTGTGACGAAGTTGCAATGGTAAAAGAGATAAAGTAA
- the secA gene encoding preprotein translocase subunit SecA encodes MLPKIFRKIFKPYNERYLEGLSPIIEQINSLEPKLRRLSDAELQAKTPEFKERLSRGASLDDLLPEAFAVARETARRVLGMRPFDVQLVGGIVLHQGKIAEMKTGEGKTLVATMPVYLNALLGRGVHVVTVNDYLARRDSEWMGKIYRFLGLNVGCIVHGLDDRERKEAYLADVTYGTNNEFGFDYLRDNMKFRLEDMVQRELYYAIVDEVDSILIDEARTPLIISGPSEKSTDLYYQINRIIPRLTKDRHFTIDEKGHAVALTEEGVAKVEELLGVENLYDPKHIDLLHHVYQALKAHYLFKRDVHYVVKSGKVIIVDEFTGRLMPGRRYSDGLHQALEAKEGVKIESENQTLATVTFQNYFRMYEKLAGMTGTAETEAEEFAQIYKLDVIVIPTHKKMIRIDYPDCIYRTEREKFRAVVREIKELHEKGRPVLVGTISIEKSERLSEMLKKEGIPHQVLNAKHHEKEAEIIARAGQRGAVTISTNMAGRGTDIVLGPGIAELGGLHVIGTERHEARRIDNQLRGRSGRQGDPGSSRFYLSLEDDLMRIFASDKVAWIMDKVGMGEDEPIEHRIVSRAIENAQRRVEAHNFSIRKQLLEFDDVMNIQREVIYKQRREALRGENLRPVIEDMIRDLISEIVSTYCDEKLHPEEWDWENISREFASLTGIKPQFNGSGTVGEEFRTPESVEDFLVETAIKRYDEREREIGQTLMRQLESYVLLQNVDNHWKDHLLSMDHLKEGIGLRGYGQEDPLVAYKREAHQLFDEMIYRIKRDTVRMMFHIQIRQEEEVEELKREQESQPMYYGGGEKSSPAQKTVKNKQKVGRNDPCPCGSGKKYKKCCGR; translated from the coding sequence ATGTTGCCAAAAATATTTAGGAAGATCTTTAAACCATACAACGAGCGGTATTTAGAAGGACTGTCGCCAATCATAGAACAAATTAACAGCCTGGAACCTAAACTCAGGAGACTCAGCGATGCTGAACTACAAGCAAAGACTCCTGAGTTTAAGGAAAGGCTTAGCAGAGGAGCATCTCTTGACGATCTCCTGCCAGAAGCCTTCGCAGTAGCAAGGGAAACGGCGAGACGAGTCCTGGGAATGCGGCCATTCGACGTCCAGCTTGTTGGTGGCATCGTTCTTCACCAAGGGAAAATTGCCGAAATGAAAACCGGCGAAGGTAAGACTCTCGTTGCTACCATGCCTGTCTATTTGAACGCCTTACTTGGGCGAGGCGTTCACGTGGTCACCGTAAATGACTATCTAGCCCGTCGAGATAGCGAATGGATGGGCAAGATATATCGCTTTCTGGGGCTTAACGTTGGATGTATCGTGCACGGGCTGGACGATAGAGAGCGTAAAGAAGCTTATCTGGCCGATGTCACATACGGAACAAACAACGAATTTGGTTTCGACTATCTACGCGACAACATGAAATTTCGCCTTGAGGACATGGTCCAACGCGAACTCTACTACGCCATCGTTGACGAAGTAGATAGTATTCTCATAGATGAAGCCAGAACACCCCTTATAATCTCCGGACCTTCTGAAAAATCAACTGACCTTTATTACCAAATCAATCGCATAATTCCTCGTCTCACAAAGGATCGTCATTTCACCATTGACGAAAAGGGCCATGCTGTAGCTCTTACCGAAGAAGGTGTAGCCAAAGTTGAAGAACTCCTTGGTGTTGAAAACCTCTATGATCCAAAGCACATAGATCTTCTACATCATGTCTATCAAGCTTTGAAAGCTCACTATCTTTTTAAGCGCGACGTCCATTACGTGGTTAAATCTGGCAAGGTCATTATTGTTGATGAATTCACCGGCCGTCTGATGCCAGGACGACGCTACAGCGATGGACTTCATCAGGCTCTTGAAGCCAAAGAAGGGGTCAAAATTGAAAGTGAAAACCAGACCCTAGCAACTGTTACATTCCAGAACTACTTCAGAATGTATGAAAAACTCGCCGGCATGACTGGCACAGCCGAAACGGAAGCCGAAGAGTTCGCACAGATATACAAACTTGATGTTATCGTCATACCGACTCACAAAAAAATGATTCGTATTGATTACCCTGACTGTATCTACCGAACAGAAAGAGAAAAGTTCAGAGCGGTTGTGCGAGAAATTAAAGAGCTACACGAAAAGGGAAGACCAGTTCTTGTTGGAACAATAAGCATAGAAAAATCTGAACGTCTAAGCGAAATGCTAAAAAAGGAAGGTATTCCACATCAAGTTCTTAATGCCAAGCATCATGAAAAAGAAGCCGAAATTATAGCCAGAGCTGGACAGCGAGGTGCCGTGACAATCTCCACAAACATGGCTGGACGCGGAACCGACATTGTCCTTGGACCCGGCATTGCAGAACTTGGCGGACTCCATGTAATCGGAACTGAACGGCACGAAGCCCGCCGTATAGACAATCAGCTCAGAGGACGGTCAGGGCGACAGGGCGATCCCGGATCTTCTCGTTTCTACCTATCACTTGAAGACGACCTCATGCGAATCTTTGCGTCGGATAAGGTAGCGTGGATAATGGACAAAGTTGGAATGGGAGAAGATGAACCAATTGAACATCGCATAGTATCCAGAGCGATAGAAAATGCTCAGCGTCGAGTTGAGGCTCATAACTTCAGCATCCGTAAGCAACTCCTTGAATTTGACGATGTTATGAACATCCAGCGCGAAGTGATCTATAAGCAACGGCGAGAAGCCCTCCGAGGCGAAAACCTACGACCGGTCATTGAGGACATGATTCGAGACCTTATCAGTGAGATCGTGTCAACCTACTGTGACGAAAAATTGCACCCTGAAGAATGGGATTGGGAAAACATTTCCCGAGAATTTGCAAGTCTCACGGGTATAAAACCTCAATTTAATGGAAGTGGAACCGTAGGAGAAGAATTCAGGACACCCGAGTCTGTTGAGGACTTCCTGGTTGAAACAGCAATCAAGCGCTACGATGAACGGGAACGGGAAATAGGTCAGACTTTGATGCGCCAATTGGAAAGTTATGTGCTACTTCAAAATGTAGATAACCATTGGAAAGACCATCTTCTCAGCATGGATCATCTTAAGGAAGGCATAGGGCTTAGAGGATACGGTCAGGAAGATCCCCTTGTTGCCTATAAGCGTGAAGCTCATCAACTTTTTGATGAAATGATCTATCGCATAAAGCGAGATACCGTTAGAATGATGTTCCATATTCAGATTCGGCAGGAAGAAGAAGTCGAAGAACTTAAGCGAGAACAGGAATCTCAACCCATGTATTACGGAGGGGGAGAGAAATCCTCCCCGGCTCAGAAAACAGTAAAAAACAAACAGAAGGTGGGACGAAATGACCCTTGTCCATGCGGAAGCGGAAAGAAATACAAAAAGTGTTGTGGTCGTTAG
- the fdhD gene encoding formate dehydrogenase accessory sulfurtransferase FdhD, with protein sequence MESEKILLTNDEPAVSLPVKVYRKGEFPRTIEQWVVEETPVTLFFNGEQMITLLCTGRHLDELAVGFFIAEGWIRDRKALKNVTVDREKGIVDITYDGAVASREKFWLKRAITSGCAKGSVLCEVLDSLLEHPLIDNLRIEPTKIWDLMEKLNRLSDAYKKTHGVHNCAVADSTGEILTLDDGYPFYRYDIGRHNALDMLIGRAFINEISLSDKIIVTTGRLTSEVVIKAAQAGVPMLVSRHAATRLAVELASTLNLTLVGYTRATQMTVYHDSGRIEEPSA encoded by the coding sequence ATGGAAAGCGAAAAAATTCTGCTAACAAACGATGAACCGGCTGTTTCTTTACCAGTAAAGGTATATCGCAAAGGAGAATTTCCTCGCACAATAGAGCAATGGGTTGTTGAGGAAACGCCTGTTACACTCTTTTTCAACGGAGAACAGATGATAACTCTCCTTTGCACAGGACGGCACCTTGATGAACTCGCTGTGGGCTTCTTTATAGCCGAGGGATGGATTAGAGATCGAAAGGCTCTGAAAAACGTGACCGTCGATAGGGAGAAAGGCATAGTGGATATAACCTACGATGGAGCCGTTGCATCCAGAGAAAAATTTTGGCTGAAAAGAGCCATAACATCAGGTTGCGCTAAGGGTAGCGTTTTATGTGAAGTGCTTGACTCCCTATTAGAACATCCTCTTATCGACAACCTAAGGATTGAACCTACTAAAATATGGGATCTTATGGAGAAACTTAACAGGCTTAGCGACGCTTACAAAAAAACCCACGGAGTTCACAATTGCGCCGTGGCAGATAGCACCGGTGAGATCTTAACCCTTGATGACGGTTACCCCTTTTATCGCTACGACATCGGACGCCATAACGCTCTGGATATGTTAATCGGTAGAGCTTTCATTAACGAAATTTCCCTTAGCGATAAAATAATTGTAACCACAGGGCGCCTCACATCAGAAGTTGTAATAAAGGCAGCGCAGGCTGGTGTGCCGATGCTTGTAAGCCGTCATGCAGCAACGAGACTTGCTGTCGAATTAGCCAGCACTCTAAATCTTACACTTGTGGGCTACACAAGAGCAACTCAAATGACGGTTTACCACGATAGCGGAAGAATTGAAGAACCTTCTGCTTAA